ATCACCCTCACCAATCAGATAATCCTGAGAAAGAGACAATCCCTCCAAGACAAGAAAAAAACAAAAAAAGACTAAAAAATATCTTATTACAGTAGTCATCAAGAGTTATAATGATTCATATTTCCTTAATCACTTCGTTAGTCTATCAAAAATGCCCTTATTATGACAACAGCCGAATTAACTTTGGTTTGTATATCCGCCGCTGTATTGAAAATCCACCCTGAATTGTCGACAGAGATTACATCAATCCATGAAAAGGCAGACGGGTAAGGGTTTTGAGCGGTTTTCAGGCAACCGTTATACTTCACCGTAATTGCTTGCCCCGGGGTCCCGACTTGACGTAGGGACGGGAATGAGACGAAAGGCCGTTACAATGCACCTTGCCTAAAGCTCCGGCCTTTGGTCGGAGAGCTTTACCCATCTGCCCTCAATTTGACCCACGTGTCAAACGGCGGATTTGGGATCCACCGTTGCATTGAAAATCCGCTGCTCAAAATGCTAAAATTCAGAGTTGAAACTAAACTATGATGCACTCGTAAAAAGTCCTGATTGTCACCCTGAACTTGTTTCAGGGTCTCATAACTTCTTGATTTATATAGATTCTGAACCAAGTTCAGAATGACAGAATAGGGTATTTCTGATTTTTTACGAGACTGTCAATATTGATTTATTTATATAGCCGGCATTCATCCCCGATCAAGGAATTCAACAAGTGCTCGATAATGAAATTCAAAAATTGAGGGAACTCCTGAAAATGTTATAAAGCTTGACTTTTCTCCTCGAAGATGTTATCATAATTCTGAAGTTCAGAAGTTTTATAGTGTGTTCACGAAGGCCACAAAGACTTTTAGCTTTGTGGCCTTTTTGTTGTGTATCGTTTCTGAGGCTTCAAATTCGTAAAGGAGGTAAATTATATGACTAACGGAACAGTTAAGTGGTTCAATGATAGCAAGGGTTTTGGCTTCATAACCAGCGACGAGGGTCAGGATGTTTTTGTCCATTACTCTGCCGTACAGGGCGACGGGTTCAGGTCACTCACAGAGGGTGATGCTGTAAGCTTCGAATCAGAAGACGGACCCAAGGGACCAAAGGCGATCAACGTAACAAGGATATAATAAAACCAAAATTCCCCCTGCCCCGCAGGGGGAATCCCTATGCTTACCCCAATTCCTCGTAATACTTTGTAATGCTATCGAAAACTGCGCAAGAAATGTCCTGCATTTCGTCATTCCAGTGAAAACGGGAATCCAGAAACGTATAAAATACTGGATTCCGGACAAGCCGGAATGACGGAAATATGGAACTGCGGCACAGACCGCAGGGTGTTATATTTATTACAAATTCAGAATGACATCATATGCGTTTTCAGGATTCTGTCACAGCCTGCTGCTGCGGAATGACAAACACAGAGACACAGGACATTAATTTTACATGGCTTGATAATATCAACTCAA
This genomic window from bacterium BMS3Abin08 contains:
- the cspLA_2 gene encoding cold shock-like protein CspLA, translated to MTNGTVKWFNDSKGFGFITSDEGQDVFVHYSAVQGDGFRSLTEGDAVSFESEDGPKGPKAINVTRI